A stretch of Lathyrus oleraceus cultivar Zhongwan6 chromosome 6, CAAS_Psat_ZW6_1.0, whole genome shotgun sequence DNA encodes these proteins:
- the LOC127093308 gene encoding probable L-type lectin-domain containing receptor kinase S.5, whose translation MNFMSLLLKYQLLTIIFTIITLTKVTCLYFNFPTFQPSDESKLILTKNSKIYLDAIQITPDIRGEIKNYSGRAFYNKPYTLWNKKNNKIASFNTTFVLNISPQTSPGGEGIAFILTADTALPENSQGEWFGIVNASTNGTSRAGILAVEFDTRQSSTQDSPHNHVGININSISSLKEASLSNTKVNLSSGINVTMRIQYSNDIISVFGSMSENSLDSMETLLVSPPLNLSSYLKQEVYVGFSASTSNYTQLNCVKAWEFNGLDIGNNKKILVLIWIIVPVVIIIGGLVFFLVYFRRNKNMEISEDTYPRIEDQIQRSSMAPKKYELKELIKATAAFSHQNKLGQGGFGTVYKGILGNNKEIAVKRVSKNSHQGKQELIAEVTTIGSLHHKNLVKLIGWCYEKKEHLIVYEFMPNGSLDKYLFNQSSDEFESCYSKVLDWNTRNSVIRGVAQALDYLHNNCEKRVLHRDIKASNIMLDLDYNAKLGDFGLARTIQKRNETHHSTKEIAGTPGYMAPETFLTGRATVETDVYAFGVLVLEVVCGKRPGNMYAEDDYKNSIVYWVWEHYGNGRIIRVVDKRISGCEKDEIEKVKLEEEVEIVLILGLACCHPNPNERPSIQAVLMVLNGEASPPTVPMERPSFVWPAMPSSFKEGEDSSLINGTLTPFTQLSGR comes from the coding sequence ATGAACTTCATGTCTTTGCTACTCAAATATCAATTATTAACAATCATTTTCACTATCATAACCTTAACAAAAGTTACTTGCTTATATTTCAATTTCCCAACTTTCCAACCAAGTGATGAATCCAAATTGATACTAACCAAAAACTCAAAAATATATTTAGATGCCATTCAAATAACCCCAGATATCCGTGGTGAAATAAAGAATTATTCTGGACGTGCTTTTTACAATAAGCCATACACACTTTGGAACAAGAAAAACAACAAAATAGCTTCTTTCAACACCACTTTTGTTCTCAACATAAGTCCTCAAACATCCCCCGGTGGAGAAGGCATAGCCTTTATCTTAACAGCAGATACAGCTCTCCCTGAAAACAGTCAAGGAGAATGGTTTGGTATTGTAAATGCTTCTACAAATGGAACTTCTCGAGCTGGAATTCTCGCTGTAGAGTTCGATACACGACAAAGTTCAACACAAGACAGTCCTCACAACCATGTTGGAATCAACATAAATAGCATTTCATCGTTGAAAGAAGCATCGCTATCGAACACTAAGGTCAATCTTTCATCTGGTATAAATGTAACAATGAGAATTCAATATTCAAATGATATAATATCTGTTTTTGGTTCTATGAGTGAAAACTCATTAGATTCTATGGAGACACTTTTGGTTTCTCCGCCTCTTAATCTATCTTCCTATCTTAAACAAGAGGTTTACGTCGGTTTTTCTGCTTCAACGAGCAATTACACACAGCTAAATTGTGTGAAAGCGTGGGAATTCAATGGTTTAGATATTGGCAATAATAAAAAAATTCTCGTGTTGATTTGGATCATAGTTCCGGTTGTGATAATCATCGGCGGATTAGTTTTTTTCCTTGTTTATTTTCGAAGGAATAAAAACATGGAGATTTCAGAAGATACATATCCAAGGATAGAGGATCAAATTCAACGCTCATCTATGGCTCCAAAGAAATATGAATTAAAGGAACTAATAAAAGCAACAGCTGCATTCAGCCATCAGAACAAGCTTGGACAAGGTGGATTCGGAACTGTTTATAAGGGTATTCTTGGAAACAACAAAGAGATAGCTGTGAAGAGAGTCTCGAAGAATTCGCATCAAGGAAAGCAAGAACTTATAGCAGAAGTAACAACAATTGGAAGCCTTCACCACAAGAACTTAGTGAAACTCATTGGTTGGTGCTATGAGAAAAAAGAGCATCTTATTGTTTACGAGTTCATGCCAAATGGAAGCTTAGACAAATACCTATTCAACCAATCCAGCGATGAATTTGAATCGTGTTATTCAAAAGTACTAGATTGGAATACAAGAAATAGTGTGATCCGTGGCGTGGCGCAAGCATTGGATTATCTTCACAACAATTGTGAAAAAAGAGTACTTCATAGAGACATTAAAGCAAGCAACATTATGTTGGACTTAGATTATAATGCGAAATTGGGCGATTTTGGATTGGCGCGGACAATTCAAAAGAGAAATGAAACTCATCATTCAACAAAAGAAATTGCGGGAACCCCGGGTTATATGGCACCGGAGACTTTTCTAACGGGTAGAGCGACGGTGGAAACTGATGTGTATGCATttggtgttcttgttttggaagTTGTGTGTGGAAAAAGACCAGGAAATATGTATGCAGAAGATGATTATAAGAATAGTATTGTTTATTGGGTTTGGGAACATTATGGAAATGGGAGAATCATTAGAGTTGTTGATAAAAGGATAAGTGGTTGTGAAAAGGATGAGATTGAGAAGGTGAAATTGGAGGAAGAAGTTGAAATTGTGCTTATTCTTGGGTTGGCTTGTTGTCATCCAAACCCAAATGAAAGGCCATCAATACAAGCTGTTTTGATGGTTCTAAATGGAGAAGCTTCTCCTCCAACTGTTCCAATGGAAAGGCCTTCTTTTGTTTGGCCGGCGATGCCTTCGTCATTCAAAGAAGGTGAAGATAGTTCTCTTATCAATGGAACTCTCACTCCATTCACTCAACTAAGTGGCAGATAA